The genomic DNA CGCGCACCCTTCCTCGGAAGATTGCGGCACTGGCGGCTGTTCTCATTGACCCGGCGCAGACCCGCGTTCTCCTGGCCCTGACCCAGATCGCTGACAGCACACCGACTCTCCGCCCGCACTTCCGTTCCCTGTCCGGGGGCATCGCCCCGGCCGCCACCTCCCTGTTGCAGGCCGCCGGCGCCGACCCGACACCAGAGGCGATCGCCCTGCTGCAGACCACCTCGACCGGAATGGCCGTCGTTGCCCTCGCGACCGGGCAGAGCGATCCGGCACCTCTGATCGCCCTGCTCACCGATCTTCTCGCCTCACTCCCCCGTTCCCGGAAGGAACAGCCATGACTGCGCTGAAACCCTCGACCACCGGCCGGCAGTACGCCGACTGGACCCCCACCGCCGTCGCGATGAGCGGCCTCGGCCACCGCATGCTTGCCGATCAGATGGTCCCGGTCGCCGACGACGCCGCATTGCACACCGACGTCTATCTGCCCGAGACGCAGGGCCGCTACCCAGCGGTCGTCATCTTCGGCGGCTACTCCGCCGAGCTGGCCTCGGCGGGAGTTCCCATGGGCAGCAACGAGATCGGCTCCCCGCCGGTGTTCACCGACCGCGGCTACTGCCCCGTCGTCGTCGAACGCCGCGGCATGGGGCGCTCCACCGGTGAACAGGCCCCCCACTTCCACCCGCAGGACACCGACGACGAAGTGAAGGTCATCGCCTGGGCCGCTGAACAGCCCTGGTGCAACGGCGAGGTCGTTCTGTTCGGCACCTCGTACTACGGCGTCACCCAACTGCTCGCGGCCGAACGGAAACCCCCTGCCCTGAAGGCGTTCTTCGCCAACGAGGTGTGCACGGACCTCTACCGCCATCTGATCAACTTCGGTGGGGCCCCGGCCCTGTACTTCCTGAACGTGTGGATGGGTGCCAACTTCACCAAGGGGATGGAGGACCTGCGTCTCAGTCCGCAGAAGCGCGCGCTGATCAGTCAACTCACCAACGGCCGACTCCATCCGTTGATGGAGAAGATCGTGCACCGCAAGATGGACGACCTGTTCACCCACTTCATGGCCGCCACCCCGACCGAACCCATCCTGCGCTCCTACGTCGACTGGATCTTCGACGCGAAAACGCCCGACCACCCGGGCCTGCCGACGGGATCGTCCGGGAGACTGGACCAGATCGACATCCCGTTCACCGTCGTGCAGAACCTCGGCTATCTCAACCTGCACCAGTTCGGCACCTACGATCTGTGGGAGAACGCTTCCACCCCGGCCGATCGCAAGTGGATGATCCTCGGCCCCGCCGAGTACGACCTGCCCGTCTTCTCCTGGCAGAAGGAGGCTCTGGCTTTCTTCGACCACATCCTGCGGGGCACCGACAACGGCTACGACGCCCAGCCTCCCGTCCGCTACTGGGTCGAGGGCGCGGAGAGCTTCGCGACGGACATCTCGTTCCCCCCCGCAACCGCACGCCGTCGACGGCTGTACCTCGGGTCCGAGAGCACCCTGTCGGACCAGGTGCCGGCCGAAGGCAGCGACAGCTGGCTCGCCGTCCCCCTGGGACTGCCGACCCTCGGCGGCCTCGACACCATCGACCGCCAGCTGGTCACCTTCACCATGCAGATCGAACGCGACACCCAACTCGCCGGTGCTGTGACTGCCCGGCTGACGTTCAGCTGCAACGAGATCGATTCCTTCATCATGGCGCGACTGTCCCGCATCGACACCCAGGGCACGCCGCACCTGCTGTCCACCGGCGCCGTCCGCCCCACCACCTGCACCGAGGACCCCTCCCGATCCACCAGCATCGAAATCGTCCACGACACCGGGATCCGCACTCCCCTGGTCCCGGGAGAGCCGACCGAGGTGTGGTTCAGCCTCACCCCCTTCCCGGTCCTGCTACGGGCCGGTGAACGACTGCAGCTCGACATCGGTAGCCGCTCCGACCTACTGCGCGGCGACCCGTCCGACGGCTACGTCCAATTCGACATCCCCGCCCCGCCCTACCTGTGCCGCAACACCGTCCACTTCGGCGGCGAGAGTTGGATCGAGGTCGACGAGACCGATGTTCACTGACCGCCCCTGGCACCGCCCCGGCGCCACCACGTACGCACTGACCCGGCTCCGCGGACTTCGCCGTCCACCCGTGACAGTGGTCGAAGCCCCCGACGTGATCGTCGACAACAACCGCCCGATCCCCACCCGGGACGGAACCGTCCTGCGAGCAAACGTGTACCGCCCACAAGGTGCCGGTCCCTGGCCGGTGATCCTGTGCGCGCACCCCTACGGCAAGGACAACCTGCCGACCCGCAACGGCAAGGGATGGAAGCTCTCCCCCCAGTTCCGCGCCATGCGCCAAACCTCGCCCGTGCGGTTCTCCCCGTACACCAGTTGGGAAGCCCCCGACCCCGCCTACTGGACCGCGCACGGCTACGTCGTCGTCAACGCGGACCTGCGCGGGTCGGGCACCTCCGACGGCATCGGCACCCTGCTGTCGGCGCAGGAGGGCCGCGACGTCGCCGACATCATCCAATGGTCGGCCGAACAGCCATGGAGCACCGGTGATGTCGGCATGCTCGGCGTCTCCTACCTGGCAATCAGCCAATACGCCGGCGCCGCCGAACGACCCCCGGCGCTGCGCTGCATCGCCCCGTGGGAGGGCTTCACCGATCCTTACCGCGATCTGATGCGACCCGGCGGGGTCCGTGAGAACGGCTTCCTCCAGCTCTGGTCCGCCTTGATGAAAGCCCGAGAAACGGTCGATCTGGCGAAGGCGACCGCCGTGCACCCGACCCGCGACGCCTGGTGGCAGTCCCTGGTCCGCGACATCGACCGGATCCAGGTACCGGCACTGCTGTGCACCTCGTTCTCCGACAACAACCTGCACAGCCGCGGCACCTTTCGGGCCTTCGAGAAGATCGGCAGTACCGACCGTTTCGCCTGGACCCACCGCAGCGGCAAATGGTCGACCTTCTACTCCGACGAGGCCAAGCACGACCAGCTGGCCTTCTTCGAGCACTTCCTCGCAGGCCGGACACCGCGCCCCGACCTGCCCCCGGTCCGCCTAGAAATCCGGGACAGCCGCGACGTCGTCACCGCCGTCCGCGCCGAGAACGAATGGCCACTGGCCCGGACGTCGTGGACACCCTGGTACCTCGGCCCCGACGATCTCACCGACGCCCCGGCGACCACCGACGGCAGCGGCACCTTCAACCTCCGTCGCACCGCCGTCGCGTTCCGACGCCAGATGACCGAGGACTGCGAACTCACCGGCCCCATGTCCCTGCGGATCTGGGTGGAACTGCATCACACCACTGACGCGAACCTCTTCGTCGGGATCGAGAAATGGCGAGACGGCAAGTACGTGCCGTTCGAGGGCTCCTACGGCTTCGGCCGAGATCGGGTCACCACCGGCTGGCAACGGGTATCGATGCGCGCTCTGGAGCAGAACGCCTCAGCTCCCGGACGGCCCCAGTTCACCTTCGACCGCGCTCAGCCGGTCGCCTCCGGTGAGATCGTCCCGGTAGACGTCGCTCTCGGGCCGTCGGCCACAAGCTTCCGCGCCGGGGACGAGCTTCGCCTCGTCATCGCCGGCCGGTGGCTCTGGCCGCGGAACCCCCTTACCGGGCAGTTCCCCGCCAGGTATCCCAAGGGACCCAAGGGCACGGCCACCCTGTACTGGGGTCCCGATCGCCCCGCAGCTCTGACCGTCCCCATCATTCCCGCTGACCATCCGGGGTCGAGCCGGCAATGAAAGCAGCCTGGATCGAGGACCTGCTGTCGTTGGCCCCGCCAATCGCCTTTTTGATCGCGGTCCACATCGTCAAGCGGCCGCCATCGGCCAAATACCCCTACGGTCTTCACCGCGCCGTCGGAGTTGCTCACCTGGTCGCCGGCGTCGCCCTGTTCGCGATGGGCGCGTTCCTCATCTTCGACTCGATCACCGGACTGATCGGAGCTGAACACCCACCCATCGGATCCGTGGTGTTCCTGGGCCACCAGATCTGGCTGGGCTGGTTGATGATCGGCGCGATGGCGCTCACCATCCCCCTGCCGATCTACTTCGGCAAGGTCAAAATGCGGCTGGCGAAGGAACTGCACGACAAGGTCCTCTACGCCGACGCCGACATGAACAAGGCCGACTGGATGACTGCTGTCGGGTCCATCGTCGGCGTCACCGGCATCGGATTCGGCCTGTGGTGGGCCGATTCGGTCGCCGCCCTGTTCATCGCCACCAGCATCCTGTGGGACGGCATCAAGAACCTGCGCTCAGCCGTCACCGACCTCATGGACACCACCGCCACCACCTTCGACGACGACGAACCGCACCCCGTCGCCCGGAAAGTCGACGCCTACCTCCGCGACCTGCCCTGGGCCGACCAGGTCGGCTCCAGAGTCCGCGACCAAGGCCACGTCTTCCACGTGGAGTCCTTCATCGTCCCCGCCCACGGTCACATGCCGACCCTGCAACAGCTCACCGACGCCCGGAACGGCTGCATCGCGCTGGACTGGAAAGTCCAGGACATCGTCCTGATCCCGATCGACCACCTGCCCGCAGAAGTCGGCGGACCCGACCACACCCACCCCGCCGAACGCAGCCGCTGAAGACTGCAACCGGCGCGGGTTACCTCTTGCACGGTCTGGTCAGGTGCCTGATGGTGGGCGGCGACAAGTACCTAGGGCAACCCCAATGGCTACCGGGCCTGATCACCGACGCAGCTGAGCGCGGTCATCAACTCATGGCAGCGCCCTGTGGGCGAGACCCGCTGGTCCGCGCTCGCGATCTGGCTCAGGAAAGCTGTGCCCGCGCTGCACCAGCGCGACGCCACCGATGCCGGCATTCCCAGTGTCCTGTCCATCCGCCTCTCCCTACGACCCCACCCTCGGGTGTGGTCAGCCTTACATCACCCTGGGCAAGGACCCGCTAGCGGGTAGTGGACAAAGGCCCGACTGGGTATTGGACGGAGGGAAAAGAGCTGACCCGAGCGACGTCATCGGAGCCGACATGACCCGACGAAGCACGATCCGCTATGTCCGCCCCGTTCTGCTCGCGGCAGTCCTGGCGACCGCCGGCGGCTGCGGGAGTGCTCCCCCCGCTGGTAGCGACCTACCCGAGATGTACACGACCAGCGTCCTGTCCTCCGACAGGACCTCGGCGTCTTCCACGGCCCAGAGCCCGCCGACGTCTACCGCTTCG from Variovorax sp. PBS-H4 includes the following:
- a CDS encoding TetR/AcrR family transcriptional regulator; the encoded protein is MADKRSDIVGAAMALVQEEGLSGLTQPRVAKRLELRQSHVTYYFPTRDDLLAAVTEQAVQQRVAALNTVRSPRTLPRKIAALAAVLIDPAQTRVLLALTQIADSTPTLRPHFRSLSGGIAPAATSLLQAAGADPTPEAIALLQTTSTGMAVVALATGQSDPAPLIALLTDLLASLPRSRKEQP
- a CDS encoding CocE/NonD family hydrolase; translation: MTALKPSTTGRQYADWTPTAVAMSGLGHRMLADQMVPVADDAALHTDVYLPETQGRYPAVVIFGGYSAELASAGVPMGSNEIGSPPVFTDRGYCPVVVERRGMGRSTGEQAPHFHPQDTDDEVKVIAWAAEQPWCNGEVVLFGTSYYGVTQLLAAERKPPALKAFFANEVCTDLYRHLINFGGAPALYFLNVWMGANFTKGMEDLRLSPQKRALISQLTNGRLHPLMEKIVHRKMDDLFTHFMAATPTEPILRSYVDWIFDAKTPDHPGLPTGSSGRLDQIDIPFTVVQNLGYLNLHQFGTYDLWENASTPADRKWMILGPAEYDLPVFSWQKEALAFFDHILRGTDNGYDAQPPVRYWVEGAESFATDISFPPATARRRRLYLGSESTLSDQVPAEGSDSWLAVPLGLPTLGGLDTIDRQLVTFTMQIERDTQLAGAVTARLTFSCNEIDSFIMARLSRIDTQGTPHLLSTGAVRPTTCTEDPSRSTSIEIVHDTGIRTPLVPGEPTEVWFSLTPFPVLLRAGERLQLDIGSRSDLLRGDPSDGYVQFDIPAPPYLCRNTVHFGGESWIEVDETDVH
- a CDS encoding CocE/NonD family hydrolase; amino-acid sequence: MFTDRPWHRPGATTYALTRLRGLRRPPVTVVEAPDVIVDNNRPIPTRDGTVLRANVYRPQGAGPWPVILCAHPYGKDNLPTRNGKGWKLSPQFRAMRQTSPVRFSPYTSWEAPDPAYWTAHGYVVVNADLRGSGTSDGIGTLLSAQEGRDVADIIQWSAEQPWSTGDVGMLGVSYLAISQYAGAAERPPALRCIAPWEGFTDPYRDLMRPGGVRENGFLQLWSALMKARETVDLAKATAVHPTRDAWWQSLVRDIDRIQVPALLCTSFSDNNLHSRGTFRAFEKIGSTDRFAWTHRSGKWSTFYSDEAKHDQLAFFEHFLAGRTPRPDLPPVRLEIRDSRDVVTAVRAENEWPLARTSWTPWYLGPDDLTDAPATTDGSGTFNLRRTAVAFRRQMTEDCELTGPMSLRIWVELHHTTDANLFVGIEKWRDGKYVPFEGSYGFGRDRVTTGWQRVSMRALEQNASAPGRPQFTFDRAQPVASGEIVPVDVALGPSATSFRAGDELRLVIAGRWLWPRNPLTGQFPARYPKGPKGTATLYWGPDRPAALTVPIIPADHPGSSRQ
- a CDS encoding cation diffusion facilitator family transporter, with protein sequence MKAAWIEDLLSLAPPIAFLIAVHIVKRPPSAKYPYGLHRAVGVAHLVAGVALFAMGAFLIFDSITGLIGAEHPPIGSVVFLGHQIWLGWLMIGAMALTIPLPIYFGKVKMRLAKELHDKVLYADADMNKADWMTAVGSIVGVTGIGFGLWWADSVAALFIATSILWDGIKNLRSAVTDLMDTTATTFDDDEPHPVARKVDAYLRDLPWADQVGSRVRDQGHVFHVESFIVPAHGHMPTLQQLTDARNGCIALDWKVQDIVLIPIDHLPAEVGGPDHTHPAERSR